One Bradyrhizobium diazoefficiens DNA window includes the following coding sequences:
- a CDS encoding SecDF P1 head subdomain-containing protein: protein MTTPLRDRATRLFVAFATVAAIVQPRAALADDTQLNKMRAKIVAFVGDKMEKLGGSRIVYKVDGDALRESVVTDLRDDVYKNLHDGHIAFSGLAIRDGGVDVKIADAKDRDQLARKLASAAEGLPSHAIAVTDGGDGAVRLAPTDAASAARLNGLIEDAIAMIEQRLKEAGVKLASVVPDGTDRIRIFLPGVTDPERITAIFARKVKVSFRPVDVSMTPEQAQSGTPPEGSEVLLGFKDKRPYLVAKDSALDGDDISYAAPGFAPGTKDPIASFRFNGRGTRRFAHVTEENVGKPFAIVLDGSVISAPVIREPITGGSVQISGNFTLEEANSVAMQLRAGSLPGHLSLVDQQVIQPAAKP from the coding sequence ATGACGACGCCCCTGCGGGACCGCGCCACACGCCTGTTCGTCGCGTTCGCCACGGTAGCGGCGATCGTCCAGCCGCGCGCCGCGCTCGCCGATGACACCCAGCTCAACAAGATGCGCGCCAAGATCGTCGCCTTCGTCGGCGACAAGATGGAGAAACTGGGCGGGTCACGCATTGTCTACAAGGTGGACGGCGACGCCTTGCGCGAGAGCGTCGTCACGGATTTGCGCGACGACGTCTACAAGAATTTGCACGACGGCCATATCGCCTTCTCCGGCCTCGCGATCCGCGACGGCGGCGTTGATGTAAAGATCGCGGATGCCAAAGACCGTGACCAGCTCGCGCGCAAGCTCGCGTCGGCCGCGGAGGGACTGCCATCGCATGCTATCGCCGTGACCGACGGCGGCGATGGAGCGGTCAGGCTGGCGCCGACTGATGCCGCATCCGCGGCACGGCTGAATGGCCTCATCGAAGACGCCATCGCCATGATCGAGCAGCGCCTCAAGGAGGCCGGCGTCAAGTTGGCCAGCGTCGTCCCTGACGGGACCGACCGCATCCGCATCTTCCTCCCAGGCGTCACCGACCCCGAGCGCATCACCGCGATCTTCGCCCGGAAGGTCAAGGTCAGCTTCCGCCCGGTCGATGTTTCGATGACGCCGGAGCAGGCGCAATCCGGCACCCCGCCCGAAGGCTCCGAAGTCCTGCTCGGCTTCAAGGACAAGCGGCCCTATCTGGTCGCCAAGGACAGCGCGCTCGACGGCGATGACATCAGCTATGCGGCACCCGGCTTTGCGCCGGGCACCAAGGACCCGATCGCCTCGTTTCGCTTCAATGGGCGCGGCACACGGCGTTTCGCCCACGTCACAGAAGAGAATGTCGGCAAGCCCTTCGCCATCGTGCTCGACGGCAGCGTGATCTCCGCCCCCGTGATCCGCGAGCCCATCACCGGCGGCTCGGTCCAGATCTCGGGCAATTTCACCCTGGAGGAGGCCAACAGCGTCGCCATGCAGCTGCGTGCCGGGTCGCTGCCCGGCCACCTCAGCCTCGTCGATCAGCAGGTCATCCAGCCCGCCGCCAAGCCCTGA
- a CDS encoding acyl-CoA synthetase: MAGIHALDRLIGNDYPELLTDEEVRAFEQVPYADRVAAESTYDAIRLGAARNPDGAAIQFLQNADPADTPLVVNYRDFIARVTQAANMFHALGAEKGDVISFMLPLLPDAFVTLFGAEAAGIANPVNPLLEPHQIAEILEAANTKILVALGPLPGTDIWQKVEQIRPSLKHLKAIVQVAGGGDPAKGIFAFNDLIKQQPSDRLVSGRKILGSDIAAYFHTGGTTGTPKLVRHTHTNQVYQAWALNLLLKPKPGANMLFGMPLFHVGGSLTQVLTTLSASGSLVVLSPSGWRNPNAVKNIWGLVERFKPEALSSVPTVLAATLAVPPGNADISSLKYAAGGGSAIPVAVGSAIQDKLKLPVVEVYGMTETSSVHTLAYPSRPIRLGSVGLPMPYSRVRIVQLDADGRMIRDCAPDEIGVVIMAGPGVFGGYLNDAHNRGAFVDEVWVNSGDLGRLDADGYLWITGRAKDLVIRGGHNIDPAPIEEIMFRHPAVGFAAVVGQPDAYAGELPVGYVQLKPGATVEPGELETWVRERTPERAAVPVQVIPIDPMPVTGVGKVFKPQLRWDAAQRVFTKVLSPLVARGIDCKVKVGAHGSHGSIAIVTLRGLPLNQREIVAAEVHTLLAPFVMRHEVIQA, translated from the coding sequence ATGGCGGGCATCCACGCGCTCGATCGGCTCATCGGCAACGACTACCCGGAGCTTTTGACGGACGAGGAGGTCCGGGCCTTCGAGCAGGTCCCTTACGCTGATAGGGTCGCGGCCGAGAGCACCTACGATGCCATCAGGCTCGGTGCCGCGCGCAATCCCGACGGGGCGGCGATCCAGTTTCTGCAAAATGCCGATCCGGCCGACACGCCGCTGGTGGTGAATTACCGCGACTTCATTGCGCGCGTGACGCAGGCCGCCAACATGTTTCACGCGCTTGGCGCGGAGAAGGGCGACGTCATCAGCTTCATGTTGCCGCTGCTGCCCGATGCCTTCGTGACGCTGTTCGGTGCGGAGGCGGCCGGCATCGCCAATCCCGTCAACCCGCTGCTCGAGCCGCACCAGATCGCGGAAATTCTGGAAGCGGCCAACACGAAGATCCTGGTGGCGCTCGGGCCGCTGCCGGGCACCGACATCTGGCAGAAGGTCGAGCAGATCCGCCCGTCACTCAAGCACCTCAAGGCGATCGTGCAGGTGGCCGGCGGCGGCGATCCGGCAAAGGGCATTTTTGCCTTCAACGACCTGATCAAGCAGCAGCCGTCCGACCGGCTTGTGAGCGGGCGCAAGATTCTTGGCAGCGATATCGCCGCCTATTTCCATACTGGCGGCACCACCGGCACGCCAAAACTGGTGCGGCACACCCACACCAACCAAGTCTATCAGGCCTGGGCGCTCAATCTGCTGCTGAAGCCGAAGCCCGGCGCCAACATGCTGTTCGGCATGCCGCTGTTTCACGTCGGAGGATCGCTGACGCAGGTGCTGACGACGCTGTCCGCCAGCGGTTCGCTGGTCGTGCTGTCGCCGAGCGGCTGGCGCAATCCGAATGCGGTGAAGAACATCTGGGGCTTGGTCGAGCGTTTCAAGCCGGAGGCACTGTCGAGCGTCCCGACGGTGCTCGCCGCAACGCTCGCGGTGCCGCCCGGGAATGCCGACATCTCCAGCCTGAAATATGCAGCCGGCGGCGGTTCGGCGATTCCGGTCGCCGTCGGCTCCGCCATCCAGGACAAGCTCAAGCTGCCGGTGGTCGAGGTCTACGGCATGACCGAGACCTCGAGCGTGCACACGCTGGCCTATCCGTCGCGGCCGATCCGGCTCGGCTCGGTCGGCCTTCCGATGCCCTATTCCCGCGTCCGCATCGTGCAGCTCGATGCCGACGGCCGCATGATCCGCGACTGCGCGCCTGACGAGATCGGCGTCGTCATCATGGCCGGGCCTGGCGTGTTCGGCGGCTACCTCAATGACGCGCATAACAGGGGCGCCTTCGTCGACGAGGTCTGGGTCAATTCCGGCGATCTCGGCCGCCTGGATGCCGACGGCTATCTCTGGATCACCGGCCGCGCCAAGGACCTCGTGATCCGCGGCGGCCACAACATCGATCCGGCGCCGATCGAGGAGATTATGTTCCGCCATCCCGCCGTCGGCTTTGCCGCGGTGGTCGGGCAGCCCGACGCTTATGCCGGCGAATTGCCGGTGGGCTATGTGCAGTTGAAGCCGGGCGCGACAGTCGAGCCGGGCGAGCTCGAGACATGGGTGCGCGAGCGAACGCCGGAGCGCGCCGCCGTTCCGGTGCAGGTCATTCCGATCGACCCGATGCCGGTGACCGGTGTCGGCAAGGTGTTCAAGCCGCAGCTGCGCTGGGACGCGGCGCAGCGCGTGTTCACCAAGGTGCTGTCGCCGCTCGTCGCGCGCGGCATCGACTGCAAGGTCAAGGTCGGCGCCCACGGCAGCCACGGCTCGATCGCCATCGTGACGCTCAGAGGCCTGCCTCTGAACCAGCGCGAAATCGTCGCCGCTGAGGTGCATACGCTGCTCGCGCCGTTCGTGATGCGGCACGAGGTGATTCAGGCGTAG
- a CDS encoding M20 aminoacylase family protein — protein sequence MPIVNRIAALSDEMAAWRHDFHENPELLYEVHRTAGIVADRLREFGCDEVVTGIGRTGVVGVIRGRNSASGKTIGLRADMDALPIMETSGVAYASKVPGKMHACGHDGHTAMLLGAAKYLAETRNFDGTAVVIFQPAEEGGGGGKAMVEDGLMTRWNIQEVYGMHNMPGLAEGHFATTAGPLLASSDTIQINVTGKGGHAGSGPHKSVDSVLIGAQIVNALQSIVARNVDPLKSAVISITMFNAGTATNVIPETAELKGTVRTLDPEVRDLIERRIGEVAESVARAYGGSAETKYTRLYPVTMNHAREAGLAADVARDIVGAERVNDRYVPLMGAEDFSFMLEARPGAMVLVGMGDSPDCHHPAYVFNDNILGHGASFWVRLIETTMPAG from the coding sequence ATGCCCATCGTCAACCGCATTGCCGCCCTGTCCGACGAAATGGCCGCCTGGCGCCATGACTTCCACGAGAACCCGGAGCTGCTCTACGAAGTCCATCGCACCGCCGGCATCGTCGCCGATCGCTTGCGCGAATTCGGCTGCGACGAGGTGGTGACGGGCATCGGTCGGACCGGCGTCGTCGGCGTGATCCGCGGCCGCAACTCCGCCTCCGGCAAGACCATTGGCCTCCGCGCCGACATGGATGCGCTGCCGATCATGGAAACCTCAGGGGTTGCTTATGCGTCAAAAGTCCCCGGCAAGATGCACGCCTGCGGCCATGACGGCCACACCGCGATGCTGCTGGGTGCCGCAAAATATCTCGCCGAGACGCGCAATTTCGACGGCACGGCGGTCGTGATCTTCCAGCCCGCCGAAGAAGGCGGCGGCGGCGGCAAGGCCATGGTCGAGGACGGGTTGATGACGCGCTGGAACATCCAGGAGGTCTACGGCATGCACAACATGCCGGGCCTCGCCGAAGGCCATTTCGCGACCACCGCAGGCCCGCTGCTTGCGTCTTCCGACACCATCCAGATCAACGTCACCGGCAAGGGCGGCCACGCCGGCTCGGGTCCCCACAAGTCGGTCGACAGCGTGCTGATCGGCGCACAGATCGTCAATGCGCTGCAATCGATCGTCGCCCGCAACGTCGATCCGCTCAAATCGGCCGTGATCTCAATCACCATGTTCAATGCCGGCACCGCCACCAACGTCATTCCGGAGACCGCCGAACTGAAGGGCACCGTGCGCACGCTCGACCCTGAGGTGCGCGATCTCATCGAGCGCCGCATCGGCGAGGTCGCTGAAAGCGTCGCGCGCGCCTATGGCGGCTCGGCCGAAACCAAATACACGCGCCTCTATCCGGTGACGATGAACCATGCGCGCGAGGCCGGCCTCGCCGCCGACGTGGCTCGCGACATCGTCGGTGCCGAGCGTGTCAACGACCGCTACGTGCCGCTGATGGGCGCCGAGGATTTCTCCTTCATGCTGGAAGCGCGCCCCGGCGCGATGGTTTTGGTCGGCATGGGCGACAGTCCCGACTGCCACCACCCGGCCTACGTCTTCAACGACAACATCCTCGGCCATGGCGCCTCGTTCTGGGTGCGCCTGATCGAAACGACGATGCCGGCGGGATAG
- the purB gene encoding adenylosuccinate lyase, with amino-acid sequence MIPRYTRPEMASIWEPQTRFKIWFEIEAHAADALAELGTIPKEAAKTVWAKAKDASFDVARIDEIERATKHDVIAFLTHLAEIVGPEARFVHQGMTSSDVLDTCLNVQLTRAADLLLADLDRVLAALKKRAFEHKMTPTIGRSHGIHAEPVTFGLKLAYAYAEFTRAKERLIAARKEVATCAISGAVGTFAQIDPRVEEHVAKAMGLVPEPISTQVIPRDRHAMYFSTLGVIASSVERLAVEIRHMQRTEVLEAEEFFSEGQKGSSAMPHKRNPVLSENLTGLSRMVRAYVTPALENVVLWHERDISHSSAERMMGPDATVTLDFALVRLAGLIDKLLVYPANMQKNLDRLGGLVHSQRVLLALTQKGASREDAYKLVQRNAMPVWRGAGDFLQLLKQDAEVKIYLTDAEIEEQFDLGYHLKHVDTIFKRVFGEA; translated from the coding sequence ATGATCCCCCGCTATACCCGTCCGGAAATGGCCTCGATCTGGGAACCGCAGACCCGGTTCAAGATCTGGTTCGAGATCGAGGCGCACGCGGCGGACGCCCTCGCCGAACTCGGGACGATCCCCAAAGAGGCCGCCAAGACCGTCTGGGCCAAGGCCAAGGACGCCAGTTTCGACGTCGCCCGCATCGACGAGATCGAGCGCGCGACCAAGCACGACGTCATCGCCTTCCTGACCCATCTCGCCGAGATCGTCGGCCCCGAGGCGCGCTTCGTGCACCAGGGCATGACCTCCTCCGACGTGCTCGACACCTGCCTCAACGTCCAGCTCACCCGCGCCGCCGACCTGCTGCTCGCCGACCTCGACAGGGTTTTGGCCGCGCTGAAGAAGCGCGCCTTCGAGCACAAGATGACGCCGACCATCGGCCGCAGCCACGGCATCCACGCCGAGCCGGTGACGTTCGGCCTCAAGCTCGCTTATGCTTATGCCGAATTCACGCGCGCCAAGGAGCGTCTGATCGCGGCGCGGAAAGAAGTCGCGACCTGCGCCATCTCGGGCGCGGTCGGCACATTCGCGCAGATCGATCCGCGCGTCGAAGAGCATGTCGCCAAGGCCATGGGCCTCGTGCCGGAGCCGATCTCGACGCAGGTGATCCCGCGCGACCGCCACGCGATGTATTTCTCGACGCTCGGCGTGATTGCCTCGTCGGTCGAACGGCTCGCGGTCGAGATCCGCCACATGCAGCGCACCGAGGTGCTGGAGGCCGAGGAGTTCTTCTCGGAGGGCCAGAAAGGCTCGTCAGCGATGCCGCACAAGCGCAACCCGGTGCTGTCGGAAAACCTCACCGGCCTCTCCCGCATGGTGCGCGCCTACGTGACGCCGGCGCTGGAGAACGTTGTGCTCTGGCACGAGCGCGACATCTCGCACTCCTCCGCCGAGCGCATGATGGGCCCTGACGCGACTGTCACGCTCGACTTTGCGCTGGTGCGCCTCGCCGGCCTGATCGACAAGCTCCTGGTCTACCCCGCCAACATGCAGAAGAATCTCGACCGCCTCGGCGGCCTCGTGCACTCCCAGCGCGTGCTGCTGGCGCTGACTCAGAAGGGCGCGAGCCGCGAGGACGCCTACAAGCTCGTGCAGCGCAACGCCATGCCGGTCTGGCGCGGCGCAGGCGATTTCCTGCAACTGCTGAAGCAGGACGCCGAGGTGAAGATATATCTCACCGATGCCGAGATCGAAGAGCAGTTCGACCTGGGTTATCACCTCAAGCACGTCGACACGATCTTCAAGCGCGTGTTCGGCGAAGCGTAG
- a CDS encoding TetR family transcriptional regulator: protein MNEAVVLTPERILEVTEDVLRRYGLAKATVVDVARALDVSHGSVYRHFPSKASLREAVAKRWLDRIDAPLLAIAGEQGPAPARLDRWLRTLFAAKRSRVLDDPEMFETYLTLAREACAAVKCHKDTMIDQIAAILADGVKQGVFAVDDVKTTARAIFDATVRFHHPAHADEWKDADLPARVDAALALLLRGLKA, encoded by the coding sequence ATGAACGAAGCCGTTGTTTTGACGCCGGAGCGGATCCTCGAAGTCACCGAGGATGTGCTGAGGCGTTACGGACTTGCCAAGGCCACCGTGGTCGACGTGGCCCGTGCGCTGGATGTGAGCCACGGCAGCGTCTACCGCCACTTCCCAAGCAAGGCCTCGCTGCGCGAGGCGGTCGCAAAACGCTGGCTCGACCGTATCGACGCGCCGCTGCTGGCGATCGCCGGAGAGCAGGGCCCCGCCCCGGCGCGACTGGACCGCTGGCTGCGGACGCTATTCGCCGCCAAGCGTTCACGCGTGCTCGATGATCCCGAAATGTTCGAGACCTATCTGACGCTGGCGCGGGAGGCCTGTGCGGCGGTCAAATGTCACAAGGACACTATGATCGACCAGATCGCGGCGATCCTTGCCGACGGCGTGAAGCAGGGCGTGTTCGCTGTCGACGACGTCAAGACCACCGCGCGTGCTATCTTCGATGCGACCGTCCGCTTCCATCATCCGGCCCATGCCGACGAGTGGAAGGATGCCGACCTGCCTGCGCGCGTCGATGCGGCGCTCGCGCTGTTGCTGCGCGGGTTGAAGGCGTAA
- a CDS encoding response regulator transcription factor, translated as MNEVAATGISVLLVDDHPIVRQGYRRVLESQGDLRVVAEADNAADAYSAFKAHDPDVIVMDISMPGASGLEAIRNIRARNPRARVLVFTMHNEAVLVKAAFNAGASGFVTKSSAPSAVVNAIRSVARGERAISDDIAHVLAEDSLSPTGSALDQLGEREIEILRQFAGGATTEEIATHLHLSVKTVQNYHYLIKTKTGTRTDAQLVRLAAACGLTRI; from the coding sequence ATGAACGAGGTCGCAGCAACAGGGATCTCGGTGCTGCTGGTCGACGACCACCCGATCGTCCGGCAAGGCTACCGGCGCGTGCTCGAGAGCCAGGGCGATCTCCGCGTCGTGGCGGAAGCCGACAATGCCGCGGATGCCTACAGCGCCTTCAAAGCGCATGACCCCGACGTCATCGTGATGGACATCTCGATGCCCGGCGCCAGCGGGCTCGAGGCGATCCGCAACATCCGCGCACGCAATCCGCGAGCGCGAGTCCTGGTCTTCACCATGCACAACGAAGCGGTGCTGGTAAAAGCCGCCTTCAATGCCGGCGCCTCCGGCTTCGTCACCAAGAGCAGCGCGCCCTCCGCCGTCGTCAACGCCATCCGCAGCGTCGCGCGCGGCGAACGCGCCATCAGCGACGACATCGCACATGTGCTGGCCGAGGACAGCCTGTCGCCGACCGGATCAGCGCTCGATCAATTGGGCGAGCGGGAGATCGAGATTCTGCGGCAGTTCGCCGGCGGCGCCACGACCGAAGAGATTGCGACGCATCTCCATCTCAGTGTGAAGACGGTTCAGAACTACCACTATCTGATCAAGACCAAGACCGGCACACGTACAGATGCGCAGCTGGTGCGGCTGGCAGCGGCTTGCGGGCTGACGAGGATCTAG